Proteins encoded together in one Apteryx mantelli isolate bAptMan1 chromosome 31, bAptMan1.hap1, whole genome shotgun sequence window:
- the DCAF8 gene encoding DDB1- and CUL4-associated factor 8 isoform X1: MLRVNAQENKMSDKGSSMDGKTDIVNGSLSSSPEEMSAEEGRETSSGIEVEASDLSLSLTGDDVGPNRTSTESRDTDTESSGEEKDSDSMDDTGHYSINEENRAHDRSHSEEEEEEDEEEEQRSHRRAQRKRANHDQDSSDDEQALEDWVSSETTALPQPRWQAVHALRERELGSSSRFVYEACGARVFVQRFRLQHGLEGHTGCVNTLHFNQRGTWLASGSDDLKVVVWDWVRRQPVLEFESGHKSNVFQAKFLPNSGDSTLAMCARDGQVRVAELSATQCCKNTKRVAQHKGASHKLALEPDSPCTFLSAGEDAVVFTIDLRQDRPASKLVVTKEKEKKVGLYTIYVNPANTYQFAVGGRDQFVRIYDQRKIDENENNGVLKKFCPHHLVNSESKANITCLVYSHDGSELLASYNDEDIYLFNSSHSDGAEYIKRYKGHRNNATVKGVNFYGPKSEFVVSGSDCGHIFLWEKSSCQIVQFMEGDKGGVVNCLEPHPHLPVLATSGLDHDVKIWAPTAENPTELAGLKEVIKKNKLERDEDSLHHTDMFDSHMLWFLMHHLRQRRHHRRRREPGAPDGDSDESPSSSDTSDDEEEGPDRVQCMPS; the protein is encoded by the exons GGTGAACGCACAAGAAAACAAGATGTCGGATAAAGGGAGCAGCATGGACGGGAAGACGGACATAGTGAATG GCAGTTTGTCCAGCAGCCCGGAGGAGATGTCAGCTGAGGAAGGCCGAGAAACCTCCTCCGGTATCGAAGTGGAGGCCTCTGACCTCAGCTTGAGCCTTACAGGAGATGACGTGGGGCCCAACCGCACCAGCACAGAGAGCCGGGACACAGACACGGAGAGCTCGGGGGAAGAGAAGGACTCTGACAGCATGGACGACACGGGCCACTACTCCATAAATGAGGAGAACCGGGCTCATGACCGGTCGCactcagaggaggaagaggaggaggacgaAGAGGAGGAGCAGCGGTCCCACCGCCGCGCCCAGCGCAAACGTGCCAACCACGATCAAGACTCCTCCGATGACGAGCAGGCCCTGGAGGACTGGGTGTCCTCAGAGACCACggcgctgccccagccccgctGGCAGGCGGTCCATGCCCTCCGGGAAAGGGAACTGGGCTCCAGCTCCCGCTTTGTCTATGAGGCCTGCGGGGCCAGGGTTTTCGTGCAACGCTTCCGCCTCCAGCACGGCCTCGAGGGCCACACGGGCTGCGTCAATACCCTGCACTTTAACCAGCGCGGCACGTGGCTGGCCAGCGGCAGCGACGACCTCAAAGTGGTGGTGTGGGACTGGGTCAGGAGGCAGCCGGTGCTGGAGTTTGAGAGCGGCCATAAGAGCAACGTCTTCCAG GCCAAGTTCCTTCCCAACAGCGGCGACTCCACTCTAGCCATGTGTGCTCGGGACGGCCAGGTCCGAGTAGCTGAGCTCTCCGCCACCCAGTGCTGCAAAAACACCAAGCGCGTGGCACAGCACAAAGGAGCTTCGCACAAG CTGGCCCTAGAACCGGATTCTCCATGCACTTTCCTATCAGCAGGTGAAGATGCTGTAGTCTTCACCATTGATCTGAGACAAGACCGGCCTGCCTC GAAACTGGTTGtgacaaaggaaaaagagaagaaagtgggTCTGTATACCATCTACGTGAACCCAGCCAACACCTACCAGTTTGCTGTGGGAGGCAGAGATCAGTTTGTGAG GATTTATGACCAGCGAAAAATAGATGAGAACGAAAACAACGGTGTGCTAAAGAAGTTCTGCCCTCACCACTTG GTAAACAGCGAGTCCAAAGCTAACATCACCTGTCTCGTGTACAGCCACGACGGGTCAG AGCTCTTGGCCAGCTACAACGATGAAGACATTTATCTCTTCAACTCCTCTCACAGCGACGGAGCGGAGTATATCAAGAGATACAAGGGACACCGCAATAATGCCACTG tGAAAGGCGTCAATTTTTATGGCCCGAAAAGTGAGTTTGTGGTGAGCGGCAGCGACTGTGGCCACATCTTCCTGTGGGAGAAATCGTCCTGCCAGATCGTGCAATTCATGGAGGGTGACAAGGGAGGAGTG GTGAACTGCCTCGAGCCGCATCCTCACCTCCCTGTCCTGGCCACCAGCGGCCTCGACCACGACGTCAAGATCTGGGCGCCCACGGCAGAGAACCCCACCGAGCTGGCCGGCCTAAAGGAG GTGATCAAGAAGAACAAGCTGGAGCGGGACGAGGACAGCCTCCACCACACGGACATGTTCGACAGCCACATGCTCTGGTTCCTCATGCACCACCTCCGACAGAGGCGCCATCACCGG CGTCGAAGAGAGCCCGGGGCGCCGGACGGTGACTCGGACGAGTCTCCCAGCTCCTCCGACACCTCCGACGACGAGGAGGAGGGGCCGGACCGGGTGCAGTGCATGCCTTCGTGA
- the PEA15 gene encoding astrocytic phosphoprotein PEA-15: MAEYRRLLEELAQNITAEDLEQLKSACKEDIPSEKSEAMATSHDWFAFLEKHSKLDKDNLSYIEHIFEISRRPDLLTMVVQYRTQVLKISEEDEVDTKLTRIPSAKKYKDIIRQPSEEEIIKLAPPPKKA, from the exons ATGGCCGAGTACCGcaggctgctggaggagctggcgCAGAACATCACGGCCGAGGACCTGGAGCAGCTGAAGTCGGCGTGCAAGGAGGACATCCCCAGCGAGAAGAGCGAGGCCATGGCCACCAGCCACGACTGGTTCGCCTTCCTCGAGAAGCACAGCAAGCTGGACAAGG ACAACCTGTCCTACATCGAGCACATCTTCGAGATCTCCCGCCGGCCCGACCTGCTCACCATGGTGGTGCAGTACCGCACCCAGGTGCTCAAGATCTCCGAGGAGGACGAGGTGGACACCAAGCTCACCCGCATCCCCAGCGCCAAAAAGTACAAAG ACATCATCCGGCAGCCCTCAGAAGAGGAGATCATCAAACTGGCCCCCCCGCCCAAGAAAGCCTGA
- the DCAF8 gene encoding DDB1- and CUL4-associated factor 8 isoform X2 — protein MSDKGSSMDGKTDIVNGSLSSSPEEMSAEEGRETSSGIEVEASDLSLSLTGDDVGPNRTSTESRDTDTESSGEEKDSDSMDDTGHYSINEENRAHDRSHSEEEEEEDEEEEQRSHRRAQRKRANHDQDSSDDEQALEDWVSSETTALPQPRWQAVHALRERELGSSSRFVYEACGARVFVQRFRLQHGLEGHTGCVNTLHFNQRGTWLASGSDDLKVVVWDWVRRQPVLEFESGHKSNVFQAKFLPNSGDSTLAMCARDGQVRVAELSATQCCKNTKRVAQHKGASHKLALEPDSPCTFLSAGEDAVVFTIDLRQDRPASKLVVTKEKEKKVGLYTIYVNPANTYQFAVGGRDQFVRIYDQRKIDENENNGVLKKFCPHHLVNSESKANITCLVYSHDGSELLASYNDEDIYLFNSSHSDGAEYIKRYKGHRNNATVKGVNFYGPKSEFVVSGSDCGHIFLWEKSSCQIVQFMEGDKGGVVNCLEPHPHLPVLATSGLDHDVKIWAPTAENPTELAGLKEVIKKNKLERDEDSLHHTDMFDSHMLWFLMHHLRQRRHHRRRREPGAPDGDSDESPSSSDTSDDEEEGPDRVQCMPS, from the exons ATGTCGGATAAAGGGAGCAGCATGGACGGGAAGACGGACATAGTGAATG GCAGTTTGTCCAGCAGCCCGGAGGAGATGTCAGCTGAGGAAGGCCGAGAAACCTCCTCCGGTATCGAAGTGGAGGCCTCTGACCTCAGCTTGAGCCTTACAGGAGATGACGTGGGGCCCAACCGCACCAGCACAGAGAGCCGGGACACAGACACGGAGAGCTCGGGGGAAGAGAAGGACTCTGACAGCATGGACGACACGGGCCACTACTCCATAAATGAGGAGAACCGGGCTCATGACCGGTCGCactcagaggaggaagaggaggaggacgaAGAGGAGGAGCAGCGGTCCCACCGCCGCGCCCAGCGCAAACGTGCCAACCACGATCAAGACTCCTCCGATGACGAGCAGGCCCTGGAGGACTGGGTGTCCTCAGAGACCACggcgctgccccagccccgctGGCAGGCGGTCCATGCCCTCCGGGAAAGGGAACTGGGCTCCAGCTCCCGCTTTGTCTATGAGGCCTGCGGGGCCAGGGTTTTCGTGCAACGCTTCCGCCTCCAGCACGGCCTCGAGGGCCACACGGGCTGCGTCAATACCCTGCACTTTAACCAGCGCGGCACGTGGCTGGCCAGCGGCAGCGACGACCTCAAAGTGGTGGTGTGGGACTGGGTCAGGAGGCAGCCGGTGCTGGAGTTTGAGAGCGGCCATAAGAGCAACGTCTTCCAG GCCAAGTTCCTTCCCAACAGCGGCGACTCCACTCTAGCCATGTGTGCTCGGGACGGCCAGGTCCGAGTAGCTGAGCTCTCCGCCACCCAGTGCTGCAAAAACACCAAGCGCGTGGCACAGCACAAAGGAGCTTCGCACAAG CTGGCCCTAGAACCGGATTCTCCATGCACTTTCCTATCAGCAGGTGAAGATGCTGTAGTCTTCACCATTGATCTGAGACAAGACCGGCCTGCCTC GAAACTGGTTGtgacaaaggaaaaagagaagaaagtgggTCTGTATACCATCTACGTGAACCCAGCCAACACCTACCAGTTTGCTGTGGGAGGCAGAGATCAGTTTGTGAG GATTTATGACCAGCGAAAAATAGATGAGAACGAAAACAACGGTGTGCTAAAGAAGTTCTGCCCTCACCACTTG GTAAACAGCGAGTCCAAAGCTAACATCACCTGTCTCGTGTACAGCCACGACGGGTCAG AGCTCTTGGCCAGCTACAACGATGAAGACATTTATCTCTTCAACTCCTCTCACAGCGACGGAGCGGAGTATATCAAGAGATACAAGGGACACCGCAATAATGCCACTG tGAAAGGCGTCAATTTTTATGGCCCGAAAAGTGAGTTTGTGGTGAGCGGCAGCGACTGTGGCCACATCTTCCTGTGGGAGAAATCGTCCTGCCAGATCGTGCAATTCATGGAGGGTGACAAGGGAGGAGTG GTGAACTGCCTCGAGCCGCATCCTCACCTCCCTGTCCTGGCCACCAGCGGCCTCGACCACGACGTCAAGATCTGGGCGCCCACGGCAGAGAACCCCACCGAGCTGGCCGGCCTAAAGGAG GTGATCAAGAAGAACAAGCTGGAGCGGGACGAGGACAGCCTCCACCACACGGACATGTTCGACAGCCACATGCTCTGGTTCCTCATGCACCACCTCCGACAGAGGCGCCATCACCGG CGTCGAAGAGAGCCCGGGGCGCCGGACGGTGACTCGGACGAGTCTCCCAGCTCCTCCGACACCTCCGACGACGAGGAGGAGGGGCCGGACCGGGTGCAGTGCATGCCTTCGTGA